DNA sequence from the candidate division KSB1 bacterium genome:
CAAGCGCAAGTGTTCGCCCGCGGTCACATAGCAGAGAAAGTCGGCTCCTGCCGCACCGGCAATGGCACCGCCCATCGCCGAGACGATGTGGTCATAGCCTGGGGCGATATCGGTCACCAGAGGCCCAAGCACGTAGAACGGTGCTCCATGGCAGAGCTTCTTCTCCAAGAGGACGTTGGCCTCCACCTCTGCCAACGGCAAGTGACCCGGGCCTTCGATCATCACCTGCACCCCTTCATCCCAGGCGACCTTGGCCAGCTCACCCAGCGTGACAAGCTCCTGCACCTGGGCGCGGTCTGTCGCATCCGCCAGAGACCCCGGCCTAAAGCCGTCACCCAGGCTGAGCGTGATGTCATAGCGTTTGACCAGGGCAAGCAGCCGGTCGAAATGCTCGTACAGCGGATTCTCGCGGCCGTTGGCCACCATCCAGGTGACATGAAAACTCCCGCCGCGACTGACGATGTCCGTCACCCTTCCCTCCTTGCGCAGTCGCTCCAAGGCGCTCAGGGTCACCCCGCAATGGACGGTGAAAAAGTCAACTCCTTGCTCTGCCTGCCGTTCCAACACAGCAAACAGGTCGTCCACCGTCATGTGGACGATGCCCCCCTTGCGGGCCGCACTCTCGATGGCCGCCTGGTAGATGGGCACCGTGCCGATGGGCACAGGAGCTGCCGCCATGACAGCGGAACGGATGCGGTCGAGGTCGCCAGCGCTGCTGAGGTCCATGATGGTATCGGCACCCGCCGCGAGGGCCACTCTCGCCTTCTCCACCTCCAGCTCCACATCAGCCACGTCA
Encoded proteins:
- the thiC gene encoding phosphomethylpyrimidine synthase ThiC, with the protein product MTQILEARKGNITPEMRAVAAQEEIDPELLATRIAAGEVVLLKNKKHAIDKLCGVGKGLRTKANANIGTSSDVADVELEVEKARVALAAGADTIMDLSSAGDLDRIRSAVMAAAPVPIGTVPIYQAAIESAARKGGIVHMTVDDLFAVLERQAEQGVDFFTVHCGVTLSALERLRKEGRVTDIVSRGGSFHVTWMVANGRENPLYEHFDRLLALVKRYDITLSLGDGFRPGSLADATDRAQVQELVTLGELAKVAWDEGVQVMIEGPGHLPLAEVEANVLLEKKLCHGAPFYVLGPLVTDIAPGYDHIVSAMGGAIAGAAGADFLCYVTAGEHLRLPTVQDVREGVIVTRIAAHVADIAKGIPGAAEWDKAMARARKALDWERQIALAIDPETARRAREECPPEQNDVCTMCGEYCALKLVTETLGQKD